One genomic segment of Nocardia spumae includes these proteins:
- a CDS encoding VOC family protein, whose product MQAKDPNNPPVLPGALLLELVPVPVTDVERSLAFYRDRAGFHLDVDVAPAPGVRIVQLTPPGSACSILLSEGLPAMHAAPGGLHGLHLVVADIEAARGKLLDRGIAVGEVEDVGGGVLMATFADPDGNTWCLQHMPWR is encoded by the coding sequence ATGCAGGCGAAGGATCCGAACAACCCACCCGTCCTGCCCGGGGCGCTGCTACTGGAGCTGGTGCCGGTTCCGGTCACCGATGTCGAACGCTCGCTCGCGTTCTACCGCGACAGGGCCGGATTCCACCTGGATGTGGACGTCGCACCGGCGCCGGGCGTGCGGATCGTGCAGCTGACCCCGCCCGGTTCCGCATGTTCGATTCTGCTGTCCGAGGGCCTGCCCGCCATGCACGCCGCACCGGGCGGACTGCACGGGCTGCATCTCGTGGTGGCCGATATCGAGGCGGCGCGGGGAAAACTGCTCGACCGGGGGATCGCGGTCGGCGAGGTCGAGGATGTGGGCGGCGGTGTCCTGATGGCCACCTTCGCCGACCCCGACGGCAACACCTGGTGCCTGCAGCACATGCCCTGGCGGTGA
- a CDS encoding Fpg/Nei family DNA glycosylase, translating into MPEGDTVYLTAARLRTALQGKTLIRSDFRVPRYATLDLRDRTVDSVGSYGKHLFVRTESLSIHTHLKMEGSWRIYRPGQRWTKPGFTARLILATADAEAVGFSLGTVEVLPRADEHTAIDHLGPDLLGPDWDAGEAVGRLAAHGGEPIGLALLDQANLAGIGNIYRSEICFARRIHPATPVATVPDLAGLVDTAHRILTRAAHHPPWRAAVYGRQRQPCRRCGTTVVVQPLGAPTASGSASERGIYFCPHCQPPPDSPDLPIDSHHSYGG; encoded by the coding sequence GTGCCCGAAGGTGACACCGTCTACCTGACTGCCGCCCGGCTGCGCACCGCCCTGCAGGGAAAGACACTGATCCGCAGCGACTTCCGGGTGCCGCGATATGCCACCCTCGACCTGCGTGACCGGACGGTCGACAGCGTCGGCAGCTATGGGAAGCACCTGTTCGTCCGCACCGAGTCGCTCAGCATCCACACCCATCTGAAGATGGAGGGCAGCTGGCGGATCTACCGGCCCGGGCAACGCTGGACCAAACCCGGCTTCACCGCCCGGCTGATTCTCGCCACCGCCGACGCCGAGGCCGTCGGATTCTCGCTCGGCACCGTCGAGGTGCTGCCGCGGGCCGACGAGCACACCGCGATCGACCATCTCGGCCCGGATCTCCTGGGTCCGGACTGGGATGCCGGCGAGGCGGTCGGGCGGCTGGCCGCCCACGGCGGCGAACCGATCGGACTGGCGTTACTGGATCAGGCCAATCTGGCCGGCATCGGCAATATCTACCGCAGCGAGATCTGCTTCGCGCGGCGCATCCATCCGGCCACCCCGGTCGCGACCGTGCCCGACCTCGCCGGGCTGGTCGATACCGCGCACCGCATCCTCACCCGGGCCGCACACCACCCGCCCTGGCGGGCCGCCGTCTACGGGCGGCAGCGGCAGCCCTGCCGGCGCTGCGGAACCACCGTCGTCGTCCAGCCGCTGGGCGCACCCACGGCCTCCGGCTCCGCCTCCGAGCGCGGCATCTACTTCTGCCCGCACTGCCAGCCACCGCCCGATTCCCCAGATTTGCCGATCGATAGCCATCATTCTTACGGCGGCTAA
- a CDS encoding Lrp/AsnC family transcriptional regulator — MADAPAKPVLDDIDRLLIRELMADGRATLSNLAEKASLSVSAVQSRVRRLEARGVIRGYTAKVDPEALGQLLSAFVAITPLDPSQPDDAPALLQHIPGIEECHSVAGEESYMLLVRVASPRHLEQLLQEIRATANVRTRSTIILQTFYDR; from the coding sequence ATGGCGGATGCACCTGCGAAACCTGTTCTGGACGATATCGATCGGCTTCTGATCCGCGAGTTGATGGCCGATGGCCGCGCCACCCTGTCCAATCTCGCGGAGAAGGCCAGTCTGTCGGTGTCGGCGGTGCAGTCGCGCGTGCGCCGGCTCGAGGCGCGCGGGGTGATCCGGGGCTATACGGCGAAGGTCGATCCGGAGGCGCTGGGGCAGCTGCTGTCGGCATTTGTCGCCATCACTCCTCTCGATCCCTCGCAGCCCGATGACGCTCCGGCCCTGCTGCAGCACATCCCCGGAATCGAGGAATGCCATTCGGTGGCGGGGGAGGAGAGCTACATGCTGCTCGTCCGGGTGGCCTCCCCGCGACATCTGGAGCAGCTGCTGCAGGAGATCCGTGCCACCGCCAACGTCAGAACCCGAAGTACCATCATTCTGCAGACATTTTATGACAGATGA
- a CDS encoding ATP-dependent helicase has protein sequence MQQFARPTQEWFDGAFPAPTAAQLGAWQAISAGEHTLVIAPTGSGKTLSAFLWAIDRLATREPPQGPPRTSVLYISPLKALAVDVERNLRAPLVGITQTAARLGTAAPEITVGVRSGDTSAADRRTMQRKPPDILITTPESLYLVLTSAARETLSEVGTVIVDEVHAIAGSKRGAHLALSLARLDQLTPRRAQRIGLSATVRPPEEVGRFLVGPAPITIVAPPAPKTFDLSVRVPVADMTEPDESDQPGSIWPHVDAAIVDLVLAHRSSIVFANSRRLAERLTARLNEEYAERIAEPESADRDAGPGRKEHGPPAQLGSPTEVNHGAAPLLARAHHGSVSKEQRAIIEDDLKSGRLRCVVATSSLELGIDMGAVDLVVQVEAPPSVAGGLQRVGRAGHQVGEISRGVIFPKHRTDVIHCAVTSMRMSAGQIEELKIPAHPLDILAQQTVAACALEPIDVDEWFETVRGTGSFASLPRSAYDSVLDLLSGRYPSDEFAELRPRVVWDRDAGTLTGRPGAQRLAVTSGGAIPDRGLFPVFMVGEKASRVGELDEEMVYESRVGDVFALGATSWRIEDITHDRVLVSPAFGLPGRLPFWHGDSLGRPAELGAALGEFVRTAGQAVERAPAGRIDTLVREAAGPAAGDGRDPDTRDASRTPAAARRGRGRQATPGGELVELEHIVHAAGLDDFATANLVSLLAEQREATGHLPTDRTLLVERFRDELGDWRLILHSPYGLPVHAPWALAVGARLRERFGVDAAPTASDDGIVVRLPDTTDDPPGAELFAFEPDEIDDVVTEQVGGSALFASRFRECAARALLLPRRDPGRRAPLWQQRQRAAQLLDVARKFPDFPILLETVRECLRDVYDLPALRDLLTSIARRKLRLIEVETAAPSPFANALLFDYIGQFMYEGDSPLAERRAAALSLDSSLLAELLGRVELRELLDAEVIEHTERELQRLTPERHARDAEGLADLLRLLGPLTAAEAAARCTEDPAPWFAELARAKRVLEVSFAGARWWTAVEDAARLRDALGVPLPIGTPAAFIEPVPDPLGDLVGRYARTHAPFTLDALARRFGIGPAVAATALHRLGTEKRVVEGEFTPGSAGAEWCDAQVLRRLRRRSLAAARKEVEPVSTAAFGRFLPAWQHLGTSTLRGVDGVATVVEQLAGVPIPASAWESLVLPARVRDYSPAMLDELTAIGEVLWSGHGAITAKDGWIALHPADQAPMTLAPAAPIDFTDVQLRLLTAWGADPAALTAPRPDTSGEAGAPPFAVAGGAYFFRQLSDGTGLLDDAAVAAALWELVWAGYVSGDTFAPVRARLSGTTRSTTAHRTPRRTPRGRMYLPRPAAPTRTGPPAVAGRWSLLPQRLPDNTIRAHATADLLLERYGVLTRGSVQSEEIPGGFALMYRVLTEFEDRGRCRRGYFVDTLGGAQFSTTDVVDRLRGFDSERGADTLALASCDPANPYGAALPWPKSASEGAGHRPGRKAGALVVLADGELALYLERGGKTLLTFTEDPAVRTRAATALAALVHDRRVDSLVIERVDGESVHGNTFAAFLTDAGFAVTPRGFRLRGRP, from the coding sequence ATGCAGCAGTTCGCCCGCCCGACCCAGGAGTGGTTCGACGGCGCGTTCCCCGCGCCCACGGCCGCACAGCTGGGGGCGTGGCAGGCGATCTCCGCGGGCGAGCACACACTGGTCATCGCGCCCACCGGGTCCGGTAAGACGCTGTCGGCGTTCCTGTGGGCCATCGATCGGCTCGCGACCCGGGAACCGCCGCAGGGGCCGCCGCGCACCTCGGTGCTCTACATCTCGCCGCTCAAGGCACTCGCGGTCGATGTGGAGCGGAATCTGCGTGCGCCGCTGGTCGGCATCACCCAGACCGCGGCGCGGCTGGGCACGGCCGCGCCGGAGATCACCGTGGGTGTGCGCTCGGGTGACACCAGCGCGGCCGATCGCCGCACGATGCAGCGCAAGCCCCCGGACATCCTGATCACCACCCCGGAATCGCTGTATCTGGTGCTCACCTCGGCGGCGCGGGAGACCCTGTCGGAGGTCGGCACGGTGATCGTGGACGAGGTGCACGCCATCGCCGGTTCCAAGCGTGGTGCGCATCTGGCGCTGTCGCTGGCCAGGCTGGACCAGCTCACCCCGCGCCGGGCCCAGCGCATCGGCCTGTCGGCCACCGTGCGCCCGCCGGAGGAGGTGGGCCGGTTCCTGGTCGGCCCGGCGCCGATCACGATCGTCGCGCCGCCGGCGCCGAAGACCTTCGACCTGTCGGTCCGGGTTCCGGTCGCCGACATGACCGAGCCGGACGAATCCGATCAGCCCGGGTCGATCTGGCCGCATGTCGACGCCGCGATCGTCGACCTGGTGCTGGCACATCGGTCCTCGATCGTGTTCGCGAATTCACGCCGGCTGGCCGAACGGCTCACCGCGCGCCTGAACGAGGAGTACGCCGAGCGGATCGCGGAACCCGAATCCGCCGACCGCGACGCCGGCCCGGGACGCAAGGAACACGGTCCGCCCGCCCAACTCGGTTCGCCGACCGAGGTCAACCACGGTGCGGCGCCGCTGCTGGCCCGCGCGCACCACGGATCGGTGAGCAAGGAACAGCGCGCGATCATCGAGGACGATCTCAAGAGCGGCCGGTTGCGCTGTGTGGTCGCGACCAGCAGCCTCGAACTGGGCATCGATATGGGTGCGGTGGATCTGGTGGTGCAGGTGGAGGCGCCGCCGTCGGTCGCGGGCGGCCTGCAGCGGGTCGGCCGGGCCGGGCACCAGGTCGGCGAGATCTCGCGCGGCGTGATCTTCCCCAAACATCGCACCGACGTCATCCACTGCGCGGTGACCTCGATGCGGATGAGCGCGGGGCAGATCGAGGAGTTGAAGATCCCCGCCCACCCGCTCGACATCCTGGCTCAGCAGACGGTGGCGGCCTGTGCGCTGGAGCCGATCGATGTCGACGAATGGTTCGAAACCGTCAGGGGGACAGGTAGTTTCGCGAGCCTGCCGCGTTCGGCCTACGATTCGGTATTGGATCTGCTGTCGGGGCGCTACCCGTCCGACGAATTCGCCGAGCTGCGCCCACGAGTGGTGTGGGACCGCGACGCGGGCACGCTCACCGGTCGGCCAGGCGCCCAGCGCCTGGCGGTCACCTCCGGTGGGGCGATTCCCGACCGCGGTCTGTTCCCGGTCTTCATGGTGGGCGAGAAGGCTTCGCGCGTGGGCGAACTCGATGAGGAGATGGTCTACGAATCGCGCGTCGGCGATGTGTTCGCCCTCGGCGCGACCAGCTGGCGGATCGAGGACATCACCCACGATCGAGTTCTGGTGTCGCCTGCCTTCGGACTGCCCGGCCGGCTTCCGTTCTGGCACGGCGATTCGCTGGGGCGTCCGGCCGAATTGGGTGCGGCCCTGGGTGAATTCGTCCGCACGGCCGGGCAGGCGGTCGAGCGCGCACCGGCCGGGCGAATCGACACCCTGGTCCGCGAGGCGGCAGGTCCCGCGGCCGGCGACGGACGAGATCCCGACACCCGCGACGCGAGCCGCACCCCGGCCGCCGCGCGCCGAGGACGCGGTCGTCAGGCCACACCGGGCGGGGAGCTGGTCGAACTCGAACACATCGTGCACGCCGCCGGGCTCGACGATTTCGCCACCGCGAATCTGGTGTCGCTGCTGGCCGAACAGCGGGAGGCCACCGGCCATCTGCCCACCGACCGCACCCTGCTGGTCGAACGCTTCCGCGACGAGCTCGGGGATTGGCGACTGATCCTGCACTCCCCCTATGGTCTGCCCGTCCACGCGCCGTGGGCGCTGGCCGTCGGCGCGCGGCTGCGCGAGCGGTTCGGGGTCGATGCCGCGCCCACCGCGTCCGATGACGGCATCGTGGTACGGCTGCCCGACACCACCGACGATCCGCCCGGCGCCGAACTGTTCGCCTTCGAGCCGGACGAGATCGACGACGTGGTCACCGAACAGGTCGGCGGCTCGGCGCTGTTCGCCTCCCGGTTCCGCGAATGCGCCGCGCGGGCGCTACTGCTGCCGCGCCGGGATCCGGGCCGGCGTGCGCCACTGTGGCAACAGCGGCAGCGTGCGGCCCAATTGCTCGATGTGGCACGGAAGTTCCCGGATTTCCCGATCTTGCTGGAGACCGTGCGGGAATGTCTGCGCGATGTCTACGATCTGCCCGCACTGCGCGATCTGCTGACGAGTATCGCCCGGCGCAAACTGCGGCTGATCGAAGTGGAGACCGCCGCGCCCTCACCGTTCGCCAACGCCTTGCTGTTCGACTACATCGGCCAGTTCATGTACGAGGGCGACAGCCCCCTGGCCGAACGTCGCGCGGCCGCCCTGTCGTTGGACTCGAGCCTGCTCGCGGAACTGCTGGGCCGGGTGGAGCTGCGGGAACTACTCGACGCCGAGGTCATCGAGCACACCGAACGCGAGCTCCAGCGGCTCACCCCCGAGCGGCATGCCCGGGATGCCGAAGGTCTGGCGGATCTGCTGCGGCTGCTGGGACCGCTCACCGCGGCCGAGGCCGCCGCCCGCTGCACCGAGGATCCGGCGCCGTGGTTCGCCGAACTCGCCCGGGCCAAACGAGTTCTGGAGGTGTCGTTCGCCGGGGCGCGGTGGTGGACGGCCGTCGAGGATGCCGCACGGCTCCGAGACGCGCTCGGGGTGCCCCTGCCGATCGGCACACCGGCGGCGTTCATCGAGCCGGTGCCCGATCCGCTCGGCGATCTCGTCGGCCGCTATGCCCGCACGCACGCTCCGTTCACGCTGGACGCGCTGGCACGACGGTTCGGTATCGGCCCGGCCGTGGCCGCCACCGCCCTTCATCGGCTCGGCACCGAGAAGCGCGTCGTGGAAGGCGAATTCACCCCCGGCTCGGCGGGTGCGGAGTGGTGTGACGCCCAGGTGCTGCGACGGTTGCGACGGCGCTCGCTGGCCGCGGCGCGCAAAGAGGTCGAACCGGTGTCCACAGCCGCGTTCGGCCGGTTCCTGCCCGCCTGGCAGCACCTCGGGACCTCGACCCTGCGCGGCGTCGACGGAGTGGCCACGGTGGTCGAACAGCTTGCGGGCGTGCCGATTCCGGCCTCGGCCTGGGAATCGCTGGTGCTGCCCGCCCGCGTGCGGGACTACTCGCCGGCGATGCTGGACGAGTTGACCGCCATCGGTGAGGTGCTCTGGTCCGGCCACGGCGCGATCACCGCCAAGGACGGCTGGATCGCCCTGCATCCGGCAGATCAGGCCCCGATGACACTGGCGCCCGCGGCGCCCATCGATTTCACCGACGTCCAACTCCGGCTGCTCACCGCCTGGGGCGCCGATCCGGCGGCACTGACCGCGCCGCGGCCGGACACCAGCGGCGAGGCGGGCGCGCCGCCGTTCGCGGTGGCGGGCGGGGCCTACTTTTTCCGCCAATTGTCCGATGGCACCGGACTTCTCGACGACGCCGCGGTGGCCGCGGCACTCTGGGAGCTGGTGTGGGCGGGCTATGTCTCCGGCGATACCTTCGCTCCGGTGCGCGCTCGGCTGTCGGGCACCACCCGCAGCACCACCGCGCATCGCACACCGAGGCGCACACCCCGTGGCCGCATGTATCTGCCGCGGCCGGCGGCGCCGACCCGGACCGGTCCCCCCGCCGTCGCCGGCCGCTGGTCCCTGCTGCCACAACGACTGCCCGACAACACGATTCGCGCACATGCCACCGCCGATCTCCTGCTGGAACGCTACGGGGTGCTGACTCGCGGCTCGGTGCAGAGCGAGGAGATTCCGGGCGGATTCGCGCTGATGTACCGGGTACTCACCGAATTCGAGGATCGCGGCCGCTGCCGCCGCGGGTACTTCGTCGACACCCTGGGCGGTGCGCAGTTCTCCACCACCGATGTGGTGGATCGGTTGCGTGGCTTCGATTCCGAACGCGGCGCCGACACCCTGGCGCTCGCCTCCTGCGATCCGGCCAACCCCTACGGCGCCGCCCTGCCCTGGCCCAAGTCGGCGAGCGAAGGCGCCGGGCATCGGCCCGGCCGCAAGGCCGGCGCGCTGGTGGTGCTCGCCGACGGGGAACTGGCTTTGTATCTGGAGCGCGGCGGCAAGACCCTGCTCACGTTCACCGAGGATCCGGCGGTCCGCACCCGAGCGGCGACGGCCCTGGCGGCGCTGGTCCACGACCGCCGGGTCGACTCGCTGGTGATCGAGCGGGTGGACGGAGAATCGGTGCACGGCAACACCTTCGCGGCCTTTCTCACCGACGCCGGATTCGCCGTCACGCCGCGGGGATTCCGGTTGCGGGGCCGGCCGTGA
- the amaB gene encoding L-piperidine-6-carboxylate dehydrogenase encodes MTSAPVLPSTDELRDRTAQLLLELGVDPIESGDLPVRTPITGGVLLHARSSTALEVVYAIDKAHSAFESWRTVPAPRRAAVVRRLGQLLTENLDALAELVTLEAGKIGAEARGEVQEMIDVCEFAVGLSRQLYGRTMPSERPGHRLMETWHPLGVVGVISAFNFPVAVWSWNTAIALVCGDTVVWKPSQTTPATALACHALLRRAAVDVDADPEIHQLVQGAAEVGEQLVDDERVALVSATGSVRMGQAVAPRVAARFGRCLLELGGNNAAVVTPSADLELTTRAVVFAAAGTAGQRCTTLRRVIAHVDIVGPLLDRMSAAYRQLPVGNPLDDSVLVGPLIDGRAHTAMRSAIERAIADGGELICGGERVDVGGPDSYYVRPAIVRMPAQTAVVREETFAPILYVLTYHELDSAIALHNDVPQGLSSAIFTGDQREAERFLAADGSDCGIANVNIGTSGAEIGGAFGGEKQTGGGRESGSDSWKAYMRRATNTVNYSAELPLAQGIRFG; translated from the coding sequence ATGACGTCCGCCCCCGTCCTGCCCAGTACCGACGAACTTCGCGACCGCACCGCGCAGTTGTTGCTCGAATTGGGCGTCGATCCGATCGAATCCGGCGATCTCCCCGTCCGCACGCCGATCACCGGCGGGGTACTGCTGCACGCGCGCAGCAGTACCGCCCTCGAGGTGGTCTACGCAATCGACAAGGCGCACAGCGCCTTCGAGTCGTGGCGTACCGTTCCCGCACCCCGGCGCGCGGCGGTGGTGCGGCGACTGGGGCAGTTGCTCACCGAAAACCTCGACGCTCTGGCCGAACTCGTCACCCTGGAGGCGGGCAAGATCGGCGCCGAGGCGCGCGGCGAGGTGCAGGAGATGATCGACGTCTGCGAATTCGCCGTGGGTCTGTCGCGGCAGCTCTACGGGCGCACCATGCCCTCCGAGCGGCCGGGCCACCGGTTGATGGAGACCTGGCATCCGCTCGGCGTGGTCGGGGTGATCTCGGCGTTCAACTTCCCGGTGGCGGTGTGGTCGTGGAATACCGCGATCGCGCTGGTCTGCGGAGACACCGTGGTGTGGAAGCCCTCACAGACGACACCGGCGACCGCTCTGGCCTGCCATGCGCTGCTGCGCCGCGCGGCCGTGGACGTCGACGCGGATCCCGAGATCCACCAGCTCGTCCAGGGCGCCGCGGAGGTGGGCGAGCAACTGGTGGACGACGAGCGGGTCGCACTGGTCAGTGCCACCGGATCGGTCCGGATGGGACAGGCCGTGGCGCCGCGGGTCGCGGCGCGTTTCGGCCGCTGCCTGCTCGAGCTGGGCGGTAACAACGCCGCGGTCGTGACCCCGTCCGCGGATCTCGAACTCACCACGCGCGCTGTCGTTTTCGCGGCCGCGGGCACCGCCGGACAGCGCTGCACCACCTTGCGGCGGGTGATCGCGCACGTGGATATCGTCGGTCCGCTGCTCGATCGGATGAGCGCCGCGTACCGCCAGCTGCCCGTGGGCAATCCACTCGACGACTCGGTTCTGGTGGGGCCGCTGATCGACGGGCGGGCCCATACCGCGATGCGCTCCGCGATCGAGCGGGCGATCGCCGATGGCGGCGAATTGATCTGCGGTGGTGAGCGCGTCGACGTCGGCGGCCCCGATTCCTACTACGTCCGCCCCGCGATTGTCCGCATGCCCGCCCAGACCGCGGTGGTGCGCGAGGAGACCTTCGCGCCGATCCTCTACGTCCTCACCTACCACGAGCTCGACTCCGCGATCGCGCTGCACAACGATGTGCCGCAGGGACTCTCGTCGGCGATCTTCACCGGCGATCAGCGCGAGGCCGAACGCTTCCTCGCCGCCGACGGCTCCGACTGCGGTATCGCCAACGTCAACATCGGCACCTCGGGTGCGGAGATCGGCGGCGCGTTCGGCGGGGAGAAACAGACCGGCGGCGGACGCGAATCGGGGTCCGATTCCTGGAAGGCCTATATGCGCCGCGCCACCAATACCGTCAACTACTCCGCCGAACTCCCACTGGCCCAGGGCATCCGCTTCGGCTGA
- a CDS encoding acyl-CoA carboxylase subunit beta gives MTSVQQQPSPDSAEAPDIHTTAGKLADLRNRLEEAKHPMGEAAVDKVHAKGKMTARERILALLDEGSFVEMDALARHRSVNFGQENNRPLGDGVVTGYGTIDGRDVCIFSQDSTVFGGSLGEVYGEKIVKVMDLAVKTGRPLIGINDGAGARIQEGVVSLGLYGEIFHRNVQASGVIPQISLIMGAAAGGHVYSPALTDFVVMVDETSQMFITGPDVIKTVTGEEVTMEELGGAHTHMVKSGTAHYVASGEQDALDWVKELLSYLPSNNRAEAPRLPASDPITGAIEDSLTDEDIELDSIIPDSPNQPYDMHEVIRRLVDDDEFFEVQAERAMNVIVGFARIDGRSVGFVANQPTQFAGCLDIDASEKAARFVRTCDAFNIPIITLVDVPGFLPGTGQEYNGIIRRGAKLLYAYGEATVGKITVITRKAYGGAYDVMGSKHMGADVNLAWPTAQIAVMGASGAVGFVYRKKLQQAAADGADVDALRLELQNEYEDTLVNPYVAAERGYVDAVIPPSHTRGQIVSALRLLERKLVTLPPKKHGNIPL, from the coding sequence ATGACGAGTGTCCAGCAGCAGCCTTCGCCGGATTCGGCGGAGGCCCCCGATATCCACACCACCGCCGGGAAGCTGGCTGATCTGCGCAATCGGCTGGAAGAGGCCAAGCACCCGATGGGTGAGGCCGCGGTCGACAAGGTCCACGCCAAGGGCAAGATGACTGCGCGCGAGCGCATCCTGGCCTTGCTGGACGAGGGTTCGTTCGTCGAGATGGACGCACTGGCCCGGCATCGCAGCGTCAACTTCGGCCAGGAGAACAACCGTCCGCTCGGCGACGGTGTGGTCACCGGCTACGGCACCATCGACGGTCGCGACGTCTGCATCTTCAGCCAGGACTCCACCGTCTTCGGTGGCAGCCTCGGCGAGGTCTACGGCGAGAAGATCGTCAAGGTCATGGATCTGGCCGTGAAGACCGGCAGGCCGCTGATCGGCATCAACGACGGCGCGGGCGCCCGCATCCAGGAGGGGGTGGTCTCGCTCGGCCTCTACGGTGAGATCTTCCACCGCAATGTGCAGGCCTCCGGCGTGATCCCGCAGATCTCGCTGATCATGGGCGCTGCCGCGGGTGGTCACGTCTACTCTCCGGCGCTGACCGACTTCGTCGTGATGGTCGACGAGACCAGTCAGATGTTCATCACCGGCCCGGACGTCATCAAGACCGTCACCGGTGAAGAGGTCACCATGGAGGAGCTGGGCGGCGCCCACACCCACATGGTGAAGTCCGGTACCGCGCACTACGTCGCCTCCGGCGAGCAGGACGCGCTGGACTGGGTGAAGGAGCTGCTGAGCTACCTGCCCAGCAACAACCGTGCCGAGGCTCCCCGCCTCCCGGCCAGCGACCCGATCACCGGCGCGATCGAGGATTCGCTGACCGACGAGGACATCGAGCTCGACAGCATCATCCCGGATTCGCCGAACCAGCCCTACGACATGCACGAGGTCATCCGGCGGCTGGTCGACGACGACGAGTTCTTCGAGGTGCAGGCCGAGCGGGCGATGAACGTCATCGTCGGTTTCGCCCGCATCGACGGCCGCAGCGTGGGTTTCGTGGCCAACCAGCCCACCCAGTTCGCGGGCTGCCTGGACATCGACGCCTCCGAGAAGGCCGCGCGCTTCGTGCGCACCTGCGATGCCTTCAACATTCCGATCATCACCCTGGTCGACGTGCCGGGCTTCCTGCCGGGTACGGGCCAGGAGTACAACGGCATCATCCGGCGCGGCGCCAAGCTGCTCTACGCCTACGGTGAGGCCACTGTGGGCAAAATCACGGTCATCACCCGCAAGGCCTACGGCGGCGCCTACGACGTCATGGGTTCCAAGCACATGGGCGCCGATGTGAATCTGGCGTGGCCCACCGCGCAGATCGCCGTGATGGGCGCCTCGGGCGCGGTCGGCTTCGTCTACCGCAAGAAGCTGCAGCAAGCGGCCGCCGACGGCGCCGATGTCGACGCGCTGCGCCTCGAGCTGCAGAACGAGTACGAGGACACGTTGGTCAACCCGTACGTCGCGGCGGAGCGTGGCTACGTCGACGCGGTGATCCCGCCCTCGCACACTCGCGGCCAGATCGTGTCGGCGCTGCGGCTGCTCGAGCGCAAGCTGGTCACCCTGCCGCCGAAGAAGCACGGCAACATTCCGCTCTGA
- the lat gene encoding L-lysine 6-transaminase → MERPGTTDAEVANTASVTASRVRDILSAHMLADGFDLVLDLRNSRGCRLVDARDGTEYLDMFGFFASSALGMNHPALADDERFRAELTTAALNKPSNSDIYTVAMARFVDTFARVLGDPALPHLFFIDGGALAVENALKVAFDWKSRHNARHGRSPELGTRVLHLSGAFHGRTGYTMSLTNTDPIKTARFPKFDWPRIETPYLGPDIDIEAAEAHALGQARAAFAENPYDIACFIAEPIQGEGGDRHMRPEFLLRMQRLCHDHDALFILDEVQTGVAMTGTTWAYQQLGLQPDVVAFGKKTQVCGIMAGGRVDEVPGNVFEVSSRLNSTWGGNLTDMVRARRILEVIESDRLADRAAELGARLLDRLRDLAERHDDVTDPRGRGLMCAVTLSSAPLRDAVLAELRETERVLLLGTGERGIRFRPALTVDAAELDGAVAAVDRVLARLRNR, encoded by the coding sequence CTGGAACGTCCCGGGACGACCGACGCAGAGGTTGCGAATACGGCGTCGGTCACTGCTTCGCGCGTACGTGACATCCTGTCGGCGCATATGCTCGCCGACGGTTTCGATCTGGTACTCGACCTGCGGAATTCGCGGGGTTGCCGGCTCGTCGACGCTCGTGACGGCACCGAGTACCTGGACATGTTCGGCTTCTTCGCCTCCTCCGCGCTGGGGATGAACCACCCCGCGCTGGCCGACGACGAGCGGTTCCGTGCCGAACTGACGACGGCCGCGCTGAACAAGCCCAGTAATTCCGATATCTATACCGTTGCGATGGCGCGCTTCGTCGATACCTTCGCCCGCGTACTCGGCGATCCGGCCCTGCCGCACCTGTTCTTCATCGACGGGGGCGCCCTCGCGGTCGAGAACGCCCTCAAGGTGGCCTTCGACTGGAAGAGCCGGCACAACGCGCGCCACGGTCGCTCGCCCGAACTCGGTACCCGGGTGCTGCATCTGTCGGGCGCGTTCCACGGCCGCACCGGTTACACCATGTCGCTGACCAACACCGATCCGATCAAGACCGCTCGGTTCCCGAAATTCGACTGGCCCCGGATCGAGACGCCGTATCTGGGTCCCGATATCGATATCGAGGCCGCCGAGGCGCACGCCCTCGGGCAGGCGCGTGCCGCCTTCGCCGAGAACCCGTACGACATCGCGTGTTTCATCGCGGAGCCGATCCAGGGCGAGGGTGGCGACCGGCATATGCGCCCGGAATTCCTGCTGCGGATGCAGCGGCTGTGCCACGACCACGACGCCCTGTTCATCCTCGACGAGGTGCAGACCGGCGTGGCGATGACCGGTACGACCTGGGCGTATCAGCAGCTCGGACTGCAGCCCGACGTGGTCGCCTTCGGTAAGAAGACGCAGGTGTGCGGGATCATGGCCGGCGGGCGCGTCGACGAGGTGCCCGGCAATGTCTTCGAGGTGAGCTCCCGGCTCAATTCCACCTGGGGCGGCAATCTCACGGATATGGTCCGGGCCCGGCGCATTCTCGAGGTGATCGAGTCGGATCGGCTGGCGGACCGGGCGGCCGAGCTCGGTGCGCGGCTGCTCGACCGGCTGCGCGATCTCGCCGAACGTCATGACGACGTCACGGATCCACGCGGGCGCGGGCTGATGTGCGCGGTGACCCTCTCCTCGGCGCCGCTGCGCGATGCCGTGCTGGCCGAGTTGCGCGAGACCGAGCGGGTCCTGCTGCTGGGCACCGGCGAACGGGGAATTCGCTTCCGGCCGGCGCTGACGGTCGATGCCGCCGAACTCGACGGCGCGGTGGCGGCCGTGGATCGGGTGCTCGCCCGGCTGCGGAATCGATGA